A window of the Sphingomonas piscis genome harbors these coding sequences:
- the ilvC gene encoding ketol-acid reductoisomerase — protein sequence MEKIYTGSDADLNVLKGGTVAVVGYGSQGRAHAMNMRDSGLDVIVGARSGGPAERKAKADGFNVVSIEDAVKQASLVSLLTPDLAHKQVYAEQIAPNLRAGGTLVVAHGFSVLYGEIAPRADIDVVLVAPKGPGDLVRREFEIGRGVPALFAVHQDSTGNARARALAYADAIGGTVGGVIETTFREETETDLFGEQAVLCGGATELVTAGFETLVTAGYKPEVAYFECLHELKLIVDLLYEGGIAKMHAFISDTAKYGDLVSGPRVVNDETRARMQEVLEDIQNGTFARNWIDENASGRKQYDAMMQADLDQPIEKVGARLRHNMAWLNTAPKTEAA from the coding sequence TTGGAAAAGATCTACACCGGCAGCGACGCCGATCTGAACGTCCTCAAGGGCGGTACGGTGGCCGTGGTCGGCTACGGCAGCCAGGGCCGCGCCCATGCCATGAACATGCGCGACAGCGGTCTGGACGTGATCGTCGGCGCCCGCTCCGGCGGTCCGGCAGAGCGTAAGGCGAAGGCCGACGGCTTCAACGTGGTGTCCATCGAAGACGCCGTGAAGCAGGCTTCGCTCGTCTCACTGCTCACCCCCGACCTTGCGCACAAGCAGGTCTATGCCGAACAGATCGCGCCGAACCTGCGCGCCGGCGGCACTCTGGTCGTCGCTCACGGTTTCTCCGTCTTGTACGGCGAGATCGCGCCGCGTGCGGACATCGACGTCGTGCTTGTCGCGCCGAAAGGGCCCGGCGACCTCGTCCGCCGCGAGTTCGAGATCGGCCGCGGCGTCCCGGCGCTGTTCGCCGTCCACCAGGACTCGACCGGCAACGCCCGCGCTCGCGCTCTGGCCTATGCCGACGCAATTGGCGGCACCGTCGGCGGCGTCATCGAAACCACCTTCCGCGAAGAAACCGAAACCGACCTGTTCGGCGAGCAGGCCGTGTTGTGCGGCGGCGCGACCGAGCTGGTCACCGCCGGCTTCGAAACCCTGGTGACGGCAGGCTACAAGCCCGAGGTCGCCTATTTCGAATGCCTCCATGAGCTGAAGCTGATCGTCGACCTGCTCTACGAAGGCGGGATCGCGAAGATGCACGCGTTCATCTCGGACACGGCAAAGTATGGCGACCTTGTCTCCGGCCCGCGTGTCGTCAATGACGAGACCCGCGCCCGCATGCAGGAAGTGCTGGAAGATATTCAGAACGGCACCTTCGCCCGCAACTGGATCGACGAGAATGCGTCGGGCCGGAAGCAATATGACGCAATGATGCAGGCCGACCTCGATCAACCAATCGAAAAAGTCGGTGCGCGCCTGCGCCACAACATGGCCTGGTTGAACACCGCGCCGAAGACCGAGGCCGCATAA